DNA sequence from the Oncorhynchus clarkii lewisi isolate Uvic-CL-2024 chromosome 9, UVic_Ocla_1.0, whole genome shotgun sequence genome:
ctttaattttcaacagacacaaaagacaaatttcctttatataaatatccccataacatgaacattaaatgaaagaaaccggtattcaaggcaccatcagtagactatattttctattttagcaaaagtgggctaaatttacttcaaagaaaaaacaataatagcaattttctatcatccactcaactgaaatatttttaaaatataattggattgaaatacaaaaaaataaagtgcaaaaatctattaatcaaaaacaacactttgtttaaggagaagtaacatgcagtgaaaacaaatattaaattttaacttttaaacttgaactgagtaaaaactctaaatatgtgattgcacagtaatgttcacttgtttgaggttgagggtgatacttggtggtgtcccatcttttccacaagttcatcaatgttcggggtaaggctctgagctgaagaaatcctcagaattgagtggaggtgttcagcagtaagtcgacttctgtgtgatgttttgttcaggttcatcaaagaaaacagttgttcacacaggtatgtgctgccaaacatagacaacgtttgagcagcctggatgcgcagctggggcattgtgccggggaggaaacgggcgaactccgcagcacccactgccgcatattttgccctcagtgcatcattgcattggaggtcaatcaactccatttggaggtttggtggtgagctttccacgtcaacagcaaatgggttaccgagcagttccaacctgcttttttgtgcttcaaagtcagcaaatcggcgtcgaaagtcagcggcaagcatacctattttatcagccaactgtgtgctcgggaacgcactggtagagagcttctctttcatggtctggcagctgggaaagtggctcaaattttctttccgcatctgcgtctcccacagagtcagtttggttttaaatgccttcactgtactgtacatatcagagatgacacgatcccgaccctgcagctgcaagtttattgcattcagatgactcgtaatgtcacacagaaaagccatttcacacagaaacatttcgtctcggagttgtgttgtgtctttccctttgctgtccaagaacagacaaatctcctcacgaagctcgaaacatctttgaagcacctttccctggcttagccatcgcacctctgtgtgataaggcaaatcaccatgctccgtttctaactccgtcagaaatgccttgaactggcggtgattcaaacctttggctctgataaagttaactgtgcgcgtgatgatgctcattacatgctccattttcaaggctttaccgcacaacgcttcctggtgtatgatacaatgataagctgtcagctcacctgtcgcgttttcctcttgcatcttttcccgtatcttcgccaccagtccgctcctgtgtccacacatcgcaggtgctccgtcggttgtcaaacccacgagtttttcccaaggcagctccatctcatttacacatcttgacacctcttcatacaaatcatgccccgtagttgtgccatgcataggacgtaaagccaaaaactcctctgtcacgcttaggttggagtccactccgcggatgaaaattgacaactgggcaatgtcagaaatgtcggtgctctcatccacagccaaggaatatgcaataaaatcttttccctttttcacaagctgctcttttagattgatggacaactggtctactctctcggcaatggtgtttctgctcagactcacatttaaaaagagttgccttttttctgggcaaacttcgtcacaaactttaatcatgcagtttttgatgaaatccccctccgtaaatggccgggctgatttagcgatctcttctgccaaaataaaactggccttgacagcagcctggccttgtgatttggcttttttgaacagagcctgtcgagatttgaggcctcgttttaattcctctgccttttgtagcctttgttccatgtccatattcttgtttttgtccgcgtgtttcgtttcataatgtcgtctcagattatactctttcagtaccgccacactttctccacacagaagacacacaggttttccagctaccttcgtgaacatatactccgactcccaccttgtttgaaacccccggttctcagtatccaccttccgttttgccatttttgatgggtatctgaaagttaattttactgtgatgctgacgactgctgtgccaataaatattgaaatcaagcagcctactgctcggtgcgtcacctttgcattgtgggaaatgtagtattggtgcgtgtaaaagatctgcgggctgccggcttgctgcgggccggttctaataataaatcaagatcattccaggggccgtaaaaaaccttcttgcgggccggatgtggcccgcgggccttgactctgacatatgtgctctagagAGTGTTGTATCTAGTTAATGTCTTCCTCCTCAGACCCTCTAGAGAGTGTTGTATCTAGTTAATGTCTTCCTCCTCAGACCCTCCAGAGAGTGTTGTATCTAGTTAATGTCTTCCCCCTCAGACCCTCTAGAGTGTTTTATCTAGTTAATGTCTTCCTCCTCAGACCCTCTAGAGAGTGTTGTATCTAGTTAACGTCTTCCTCCTCAGACCCTCTAGAGAGTGTTGTATCTAGTTAATGTCTTCCTCCTCAGACCCTCTAGAGAGTGTTGTATCTAGTTAATGTCTTCCTCCTCAGACCCTCTAGAGAGTGTTGTATCTAGTTAATGTCTTCCTCCTCAGACCCTCTAGAGAGTGTTGTATCTAGTTAATGTCTTCCTCCTCAGACCCTCTAGAGAGTGTTGTATCTAGTTAATGTCTTCCTCCTCAGACCCTCTAGAGAGTGTTGTATCTAGTTAACGTCTTCCTCCTCAGACCCTCTAGAGAGTGTTGTATCTAGTTAATGTCTTCCTCCTCAGACCCTCCAGAGAGTGTTGTATCTAGTTAATGTCTTCCCCCTCAGACCCTCTAGAGAGTGTTTTATCTAGTTAATGTCTTCCTCCTCAGACCCTCTAGAGAGTGTTGTATCTAGTTAATCATGCAGGCCCTTTAGGGGGTGTTGTGTTTTACGGGCTGTGGAGACAACACATTCTTAGCATTAGTATCTACCATCTCTGCCATAAGGATCCTATGTTCAAAGCGGAAACACTTCCTTAGCATTAGCATCTACTATCTCTGCCATAAGGATCCTATGGTCAAAGCGGAAATACTGCTTTAATATTAgcatctaccatctctaccataaTGATCTTATGGTTACAGCGATAACACTTCCTTAGCGTTAGCATCTACCATCTTTGCCATAATGATCCTATGCTTACAGCGGTAACACTTCCTTAGCATTAGCATCTACCATCTCTGCCATAATGATCCTATGCTTACAGCGGTAACACTTCCTTAGCATTAGCATCTACCATCTCTGCCATAATGATCCTATGCTTACAGTGGTAACACTTCCTTAGCATTAGCATCTACATTATCCAGTGTGTCCGTCCTCCTCCGGCCCTACAGGGGGTGCTGTGTCCTACCGGCTGTGAGCTGAAGACGGCCATGCTGAAACAAGAGAGGAACGTGAAAGATGAAGTGAAGAGGATGCAGAAAGATGTTGACGACCTGTCGAGATCCTCTAACACCATCTATAACTACGTAGATGGCATGTCCTCAgcgctgagagagagacaactagtCAGCAAcggtacaatacacacacacacacacacacacacactttcatatgGACATGTCCTCagcgctgagagagagacagctagacagcAACGGTAAGGCCTAGCTAGATATGTCATTTACATACAATGACCCAAGACAAGTAAACATGTACAGTGGACAGTGTCCCGACGTTCACACAGTATACAGTGTCCCGACGTTCTCACAGTGGACAGTGTCCCGACGTTCACACAGTGGACAGTGTCCCGACGTTCACACAGTGGACAGTGTCCCGACGTTCTCATAGTGGACAGTGTCCCGACATTCACACAGTGGACAGTGTCCCGACGTTCTCACAGTGGACAGTGTCCCAATGTTCCCACAGTGGACAGTGTCCCGACGTTCTCCGCTCTGTCCAATAACTAAACATATACACTACCTTATACCTTATACAGGGCTGTCATATGTTAGCCAAGTACACTAAGcatgctctcctctcttctctcattctcctccgaactcccccctctctccccgtcgCTCTCCCCGTACCCCatacctctccctgtccctctctcccccatctcatatccctttccctctccctcacccctctctcccccatctcatctccctcacccctctctccccctctacagaGAATGGTGATCTGGTGAGTCAGTACACGGACAGTCTGGAGTCCCAGCATGCCTTTGCAAAGGAGGCTATAGACACAGTCTTCCCTTCTAACattaggtgtgtgtttgtgtgtgtttgtgtgtgtttgtgtgtgtgtatattggaGGGGCAAGGTACAGTTATTAGCATCTTCAAGACATCGCTGAAAAACATCTACTCATTGCCATGGAGATCCTATGGTCACAGCTGAAACACTTCCTTAGCGTTAGCATCAACTCACTGTCATAGAGATCCTATGGTCACAGCTGAAACACTTCCTTAGCGTTAGCATCAACTCACTGTCATAGAGATCCCATGGTCACAGCTGAAACACTTCCTTAGCGTTAGCATCTACTCACTGCCATAGAGATCCTATGGTCACAGCTGAAACACTTCCTTAGCGTTAGCATCTACTCACTGCCATAGAGATCCTATGGTCACAGCTGAAACACTTCCTTAGCATTAGCATCAACTCACTGTCATAGAGATCCTATGGTCACAGCTGAAACACTTCCTTAGCATTAGCATCAACTCACTGTCATAGAGATCCTATGGTCACAGCTGAAACACTTCCTTAGCGTTAGCATCTACTCACTGCCATAGAGATCCTATGATCACAGCTGAAACACTTCCTTAGCGTTAGCATCAACTCACTGTCATAGAGATCCTATGGTCACAGCTGAAACACTTCCTTAGCGTTAGCATCTACTCACTGCCATAGAGATCCTATGGTCACAGCTGAAACACTTCCCTATAGCGTTAACGTCTACTCACTGCCATAGAGATCCTATGGTCACAGCTGAAACACTTCCTTAGCGTTAGCGTCTACTCACTGCCATAGAGATCCCATGGTCACAGCTGAAACACTTCCTTAGCGATAGCGTCTGTATTGAACCAGGGGTGGCATAACAAAGTCTTCTTCTTCCGTCAGGATTCTTCAAGGGGTCCTTGAGAAGATCCGGTTGAAGATTCAGAGAGTGGAGAAGGCTATCCTGGCCCAGAGGGAAGAATGCAAGGAGCCGTGCACTGTCTCCTGCCCCATACCTGTTGTCTCTGGTGAGGATGCGGACAGTGGGGTGGGTGGTTCTGTGGGTCGGGGTGGTTGATTCTGTGGGTGGTTCTGTGGGTGGGTGGTTCTGTGGGTCGTGTGGTTGGTTCTGTGTGTCGGGGTGGTTGATTCTGTGGGTGGTTCTGTGGGTGGGTGGTTCTGTGGGTCGTGTGGTTGGTTCTGTGAGTGGGTGGTTCTGTGGGTGGGTGGTTCTGTGGGTGGTTATGTGTGTGGAAATGTAGCTTACAGTAGGTCAGTCTGACTCATGCTCTCATGATGAGGTGACCCTGCCTGCCACTTCAACATCACTGTCACCCAAGAGGGAATTCTCTCATGAGTCATTGATTTCTTAAGACGTTGATTTCCCAGGGCGAAAGACCGAGCTTCCGATCCCACCTGTGGCATCAGACTAAACttatcgccccccccccccccccccccccccccaggtaagGAGTGTGAGGACATCTTCAGGAAAGGAGGAAGGGATTCTGGGATGTATCTGATCCAGCCTGACTCCTTCTACCAGCCCTACAAGGTCTACTGTGACCAGACTACACAGAAAGGAGgttggtgctctctctctctctgtgtctctctctctctgttttctctctctctctgtctctctctctctctctctccagccatgCTTGTGTATATCTAGAACTTTTAAATGCATGAAGGGGGAGTGAAAAAGTGCTTTTGGAGAAAGGAATCGGAGAGAATCTATCCATTTATCCTTTATTTGATCTGTttattatcccccccccccccccccccccctccaggctGGACCACTATCCAGAACAGGAAGGATGGTTCTGTAGACTTTGGCCGGCGTTGGGACAACTACCGCAGTGGTTTCGGAAACATCGCCTTCGACGTCGGAAAGGGACATTGCAACACTCCAGGTGAGAGGAGGgaaatatgaatatgaatatatTACAATGGAAACATACAATTTCATTTATATTCAGTCAATTTAGGAGGTAAAGTCATGGTGTCACTGACCGTGTGTTTGTCCTGTGTCATGTGACAGGGGAGTACTGGCTGGGTAACGACCGCATCAGTCAGCTGACCAAGCAGGGACCCACTGAGGTCCTCATGGAGATGGAGGATTGGTCTGGCAACAAGGTCCACGCCCAGTACAGAAAGTTTACTATACAGGTAACACAGCCACGCCCAGTACCCACAGTTTACTATACAGGTAACACAGCCACGCCCAGTACCCACAGTTTACTGTACAGGTAACACAGCCACGCCCAGTACCGAAAGTTTACTGTACAGGTAACACAGCCACGCCCAGTACCGAAAGTTTACTGTACAGGTAACACAGCCACGCCCAGTACCAACAGTTTACTGTACAGG
Encoded proteins:
- the LOC139415795 gene encoding fibrinogen beta chain-like, with product MKRLLLLCLCVYAVRCQDDYDEYDLGDKTDPKKVVDPRGHRPLSRGSETYSPVRNNPPPVSGGSQYRGRPTAAPARGVAAQEKDEQPEAGGCTHASEQMGVLCPTGCELKTAMLKQERNVKDEVKRMQKDVDDLSRSSNTIYNYVDGMSSALRERQLVSNENGDLVSQYTDSLESQHAFAKEAIDTVFPSNIRILQGVLEKIRLKIQRVEKAILAQREECKEPCTVSCPIPVVSGKECEDIFRKGGRDSGMYLIQPDSFYQPYKVYCDQTTQKGGWTTIQNRKDGSVDFGRRWDNYRSGFGNIAFDVGKGHCNTPGEYWLGNDRISQLTKQGPTEVLMEMEDWSGNKVHAQYRKFTIQGETSNYILAIDGYSGTAGNVMLDGATALFGENRTMTIHNGMMFSTYDRDNDNWTPGDPSKQCSREDGGGWWYNRCHSANPNGRYYWGGTYTRYMAKHGTDDGMVWMNWKGSWYSIKAICMKIRPYFASR